The following are encoded in a window of Methanobrevibacter ruminantium M1 genomic DNA:
- a CDS encoding NAD-dependent protein deacylase, translating to MSKIQQLQEIINSSDNIVFFGGAGVSTESGIPDFRSESGIFKSLEKYGDVPENLVSHTYYSDHTEEFFEYYKDTLVFDGAKPNPAHLKLAELEEKGKLRAVITQNIDGLHQKAGSKNVLELHGSIHRNYCQICNKEYSLDFILKSEGIPRCDCGGVVKPDVVLYEEPLDNRILAYAIDYIQNADTLIIGGTSLVVYPAAGLINYFHGGNLVLINKSETGFDYMANLVINEPIGETLSQIRV from the coding sequence ATGTCTAAAATTCAACAATTGCAGGAAATAATAAATTCATCAGACAATATTGTTTTCTTTGGAGGGGCTGGTGTTTCAACAGAAAGCGGAATTCCAGACTTTCGCTCTGAAAGCGGAATCTTTAAAAGCCTGGAAAAATATGGGGATGTTCCGGAGAATCTGGTGTCTCATACTTACTACTCAGACCACACAGAGGAGTTCTTTGAGTATTATAAGGACACTCTTGTATTTGATGGTGCTAAGCCAAATCCAGCTCATTTGAAGTTGGCAGAGCTTGAAGAAAAAGGCAAGTTAAGGGCAGTTATTACACAGAATATTGATGGCCTTCATCAAAAGGCCGGAAGCAAGAATGTCCTGGAGCTTCATGGAAGCATTCATAGAAATTATTGTCAGATTTGCAATAAGGAGTATTCTCTTGATTTTATTTTAAAAAGCGAAGGCATTCCAAGGTGTGATTGTGGTGGTGTTGTAAAGCCAGATGTTGTCCTTTATGAAGAGCCTTTAGACAATAGGATTCTAGCTTATGCAATCGATTACATTCAAAATGCAGATACATTGATTATTGGGGGAACTTCCTTGGTTGTTTATCCTGCAGCAGGTCTTATAAATTATTTCCATGGTGGCAATCTGGTTTTAATTAATAAGAGTGAGACTGGCTTTGATTATATGGCTAATTTGGTTATTAATGAGCCAATTGGAGAGACATTGTCTCAAATCAGAGTTTAA
- a CDS encoding manganese efflux pump MntP: MDFISTLLIAIALAMDAFSVSLTKGFTLKNLTKSQALWFGIFFGGFQALMPVLGWLGGIQLEWLITTFAPWVAFILLLLIGSNMIRESLSGDEEDEKDSDKFSFKELTLLAIATSIDAFAVGITYAVLKVDILIPIIMIGVVAFIFTIIGLYLGKKIGNYFGDKFEIVGGVILILLGVKILLEGLGILVL; this comes from the coding sequence ATGGATTTTATTTCAACTCTACTGATTGCAATCGCACTTGCAATGGATGCCTTTAGCGTTTCCCTAACAAAGGGATTCACCTTAAAGAACCTCACAAAAAGCCAAGCTTTATGGTTTGGAATATTCTTTGGTGGATTTCAGGCTTTAATGCCTGTTCTCGGATGGCTAGGAGGAATCCAACTTGAATGGCTCATTACAACCTTTGCACCTTGGGTTGCATTCATACTTCTTCTTTTAATCGGTTCAAATATGATTAGAGAAAGTCTCTCTGGTGATGAAGAGGATGAGAAGGACTCTGATAAGTTTTCATTTAAGGAATTGACATTGCTTGCAATAGCTACAAGCATTGATGCATTTGCAGTTGGAATAACATATGCAGTACTAAAAGTAGATATTCTAATTCCTATAATAATGATTGGAGTTGTAGCATTTATCTTTACAATAATTGGACTTTATTTAGGTAAAAAAATAGGAAATTACTTTGGAGACAAGTTTGAGATAGTCGGTGGAGTGATCTTAATTCTTCTTGGTGTAAAAATACTCCTTGAAGGTCTTGGAATTTTAGTTTTATAA
- the nucS gene encoding endonuclease NucS: protein MKYKILENPNYKEAYELIEEGLVKKATMLLFACCKVSYEGRALSELDYGERIIMIKPDGCFLIHQDNKVDPVNWQPPKSKTKALIKDETLYLESHRRKPPELLEVEVKKIHYARYNLIEDYEELERAGYEKDMGDMIWDNPHIIEEGFRPTVREYATEHGFIDILGKDADGNLMVLELKARKAGITAVKQIRRYLTDFENRENKEIRHEEEKQKVRGLLVAPSIGDDALELLEEEGIEFVSVEPPRELKKDKKVTLDAFK, encoded by the coding sequence ATGAAATATAAAATCTTAGAAAATCCCAATTATAAAGAGGCATATGAGCTAATCGAAGAAGGATTAGTGAAAAAAGCAACCATGCTCCTATTTGCATGCTGTAAGGTAAGCTATGAAGGCCGTGCATTAAGTGAACTTGACTATGGAGAAAGAATAATCATGATTAAGCCAGACGGCTGCTTTTTGATACACCAAGACAATAAGGTGGATCCGGTCAATTGGCAACCTCCAAAATCAAAAACAAAAGCTTTGATAAAAGATGAAACCCTTTACTTAGAAAGCCACAGGCGAAAGCCACCTGAACTATTGGAAGTTGAAGTTAAAAAGATTCATTATGCAAGATATAACCTGATTGAAGATTATGAAGAGCTTGAAAGGGCAGGCTATGAAAAGGATATGGGAGATATGATTTGGGACAATCCACATATCATAGAGGAAGGATTCCGCCCGACTGTAAGGGAATATGCTACAGAGCATGGTTTCATTGACATTTTAGGAAAGGATGCCGACGGAAACCTTATGGTTTTAGAGCTTAAGGCAAGAAAGGCAGGGATCACTGCAGTAAAACAGATAAGGCGTTATCTCACTGACTTTGAAAATAGGGAAAACAAGGAAATAAGACATGAAGAGGAAAAGCAAAAGGTAAGAGGCTTGCTTGTTGCTCCTTCAATAGGTGATGATGCCCTTGAGCTTTTAGAGGAAGAAGGTATTGAATTTGTCTCAGTAGAACCACCTCGTGAGCTTAAAAAAGATAAAAAAGTAACTTTAGATGCATTTAAATAG
- a CDS encoding MATE family efflux transporter, translating to MEMNENVEMITGDPKKAINKLAWPLIASMLLIFLNNIIDSIWVAGLGPDPLAAIGYVTPLFMVLVGFGNGIGAGATSLISRYIGAEKRDDANNAAIHSAILSVVVSLVLTVIALLILESLLKLMGAGSVLKYAMDYGVIIFLFTAPILIPPIFGGAFRAEGDIKRATVPIALVAVINMILDPIFMYVFGWGISGAAFATGLAPCFGLCMMLYWIFIKKDTYLSYNRKDFHNNLNMYKDILVVGIPASLEQLIMAALAVTVNYMLTLVSGSVAVAVYTAGWRIISLGLLPAIGVGTAAITVTGVAYGAKKYENIRTACRYSVKLGLISSIIVCILLFIFADQIAYIFSYSEASAHLLPLIAGFIQLMCLFILYVPFGATAGNVFQGLGKGTTSFVLTTFREFVLVLVFAYLLGFVFHMGETGIYYGMLIGGFIGSVIAYGYIEYYVDRLIKGKVKGSDI from the coding sequence ATGGAAATGAATGAAAATGTTGAAATGATTACAGGAGACCCTAAAAAGGCAATCAATAAACTTGCTTGGCCTTTGATAGCAAGCATGCTCTTGATTTTTTTAAATAACATTATAGACAGTATCTGGGTTGCAGGGCTTGGGCCTGACCCTCTTGCTGCAATCGGCTATGTCACACCTCTCTTTATGGTGCTTGTAGGATTTGGAAACGGTATCGGTGCAGGTGCAACCTCACTTATCTCCCGTTATATCGGAGCTGAAAAGAGGGATGATGCAAACAATGCAGCGATTCACTCTGCCATATTAAGTGTGGTTGTTTCATTGGTTCTCACTGTCATTGCCCTTTTGATATTAGAGTCCTTGCTTAAGCTAATGGGTGCTGGGTCTGTATTGAAATATGCAATGGACTATGGTGTGATTATATTTCTTTTCACTGCCCCTATATTGATACCTCCTATATTTGGTGGTGCTTTCAGGGCTGAAGGAGACATTAAACGGGCAACTGTGCCTATTGCACTTGTTGCTGTAATCAATATGATTCTAGATCCGATATTCATGTATGTATTTGGCTGGGGAATTTCAGGTGCTGCCTTTGCAACAGGTCTTGCTCCATGCTTCGGTCTTTGCATGATGCTCTATTGGATATTCATTAAAAAGGACACTTATCTCTCATATAATAGAAAGGATTTCCATAATAATTTGAATATGTATAAGGATATTTTAGTTGTTGGAATACCTGCAAGCCTTGAGCAGTTAATCATGGCTGCACTTGCAGTTACAGTCAATTATATGCTCACCCTTGTTTCAGGTTCAGTTGCAGTGGCTGTATATACTGCAGGATGGAGAATAATCTCATTAGGACTCTTGCCAGCTATTGGAGTTGGAACTGCTGCCATTACAGTCACAGGTGTTGCATATGGTGCAAAGAAATATGAAAACATAAGGACTGCATGCAGATATTCAGTTAAGCTAGGTCTCATATCCTCTATTATAGTATGCATATTGCTCTTTATATTTGCAGATCAGATAGCATATATCTTCTCTTATTCAGAAGCAAGTGCACATCTCTTGCCTTTAATTGCAGGATTCATACAATTGATGTGTCTATTTATTTTATATGTTCCATTCGGTGCAACTGCAGGTAACGTTTTCCAAGGACTTGGAAAGGGAACCACTTCATTTGTATTGACCACATTCAGGGAGTTTGTCCTTGTATTGGTCTTTGCATATCTTTTAGGATTTGTATTCCATATGGGAGAGACTGGAATTTATTATGGAATGCTTATAGGTGGATTTATTGGTTCTGTAATTGCATATGGATATATTGAATATTATGTTGATAGATTGATTAAGGGAAAGGTTAAAGGAAGCGATATTTAA
- a CDS encoding amidohydrolase family protein has translation MQKVINSHCHIYPDKIAAKAVKGIRDFYDLHMSLNGTVDDLIEDGKKVGVVHYLIHSVATTPKQVESINEFISFEVNTHPGLFTGFGTPHPDSEDIERDLDHIIELGLKGVKVHPDFQQFALNEERAFRMGEAINERGLPIMIHCGDFRYNYSNPEQLRPFLEEFPDLTVIGAHFAGWSMWEKATEELAGTPNLIVDCSSSLYSLTPETAKDLIHAYGADKVLWATDFPMWESVSEMEMFNKIDLSEEERNTYSL, from the coding sequence ATGCAAAAAGTAATTAATTCTCATTGTCACATTTATCCAGATAAGATTGCAGCAAAGGCTGTTAAAGGAATACGTGATTTTTATGACCTTCATATGTCTTTAAATGGGACTGTAGATGATTTGATTGAAGACGGTAAAAAAGTAGGGGTTGTTCATTATCTCATCCACTCAGTTGCAACAACTCCAAAGCAGGTCGAGTCAATCAATGAATTCATTTCATTTGAAGTAAACACTCATCCTGGCTTGTTTACAGGCTTCGGCACCCCTCATCCAGATAGCGAAGACATTGAAAGGGACCTAGACCACATAATTGAACTTGGCCTTAAGGGCGTAAAGGTTCATCCAGACTTCCAGCAGTTTGCCTTAAACGAGGAGCGTGCTTTTAGGATGGGTGAGGCAATCAATGAAAGGGGATTGCCTATTATGATTCACTGTGGCGATTTCAGGTATAATTATTCTAATCCCGAACAGTTAAGGCCTTTCCTTGAAGAGTTTCCAGACCTTACAGTGATTGGAGCTCATTTTGCAGGATGGAGCATGTGGGAGAAGGCTACAGAGGAATTGGCTGGAACTCCTAATCTGATTGTTGACTGCAGTTCAAGCTTATATTCATTGACTCCAGAGACTGCAAAGGACTTGATTCATGCATATGGTGCAGATAAGGTTCTATGGGCTACTGACTTTCCGATGTGGGAGTCTGTAAGCGAGATGGAAATGTTTAATAAGATTGATCTTAGCGAGGAAGAGAGAAATACTTATTCTTTATGA